From a single Vanacampus margaritifer isolate UIUO_Vmar chromosome 15, RoL_Vmar_1.0, whole genome shotgun sequence genomic region:
- the cntn1b gene encoding contactin 1b, whose product MMASTALLLLALVSLAPITVAVLFGPPRIFGEEATGYGPIFEEEPVDVVYTEDSPDGRISMNCRARANPPASYRWRRDNWEIKLMEQPDEHYSLVGGNLVISNPRQKKHAGTYICVARNIYGTVISKEARVKFGFLEEFPQEERDPVTVKEGQGAVLLCAPPKAWPEEVSYRWIFNEFPVFLNMDRRRFVSQRTGNLYISKVEAQDAGNYSCFVSSPVLGKSVFSKFIPLIPLPPDDGEERKYPADISVKFPDTTALLASNITLECFALGNPIPHIVWRKVDATDLPPNHEISESGAVLHLYNVQYEDVGGYECEAINTKGKDWHKAWLYVESAPEWAETINNTQMDIGSEHTMRCVASGKPFPFIRWYKDGYITGKGELKFSSLTFDDSGMYQCIAENYWGIKYANAELRVIACAPTFEYNPLKKQLLGARDGRVLIECKPRAAPRPRFTWTKGKELLYNSSRISIMFDGTLEILNATKNDEGFFTCFAENDRGKANSSGYLTITEATSITAAPEDTEVKVGDEVVLDCSASFDPLLDITFIWAIDFRVIDFDGEWQHFERIMSEDGSGKLRIKNAQIWHEGRYTCTAQTVVDSDTAYADLKVVGVPGPPGVIRVEDIGDTWVKLLWTKGAEHNRPILYYTIQTRHYWALHEDDWRNASTSPTVLDGTVERADVTDLYGWMEYQFRIIATNEYGSGEASIPSLKIKTWDASPVVSPTDVEGYGTRNGEIIITWTPVQPWYFYGKKFGYIVAFKPHDGYDWWYETISDPETRRYVHKDSFFLPGDEDFQVREFQVKIKTFNVKGDGPYSLTKVIYYPRDVPTESPTDVYARPVSSTEALVWWFPVVDTGTGLQQYIEGYQVKYWRKYDDTEPGANRIFVNATANQTRLENMLPDSHYLIEVRAFNGAGLGPPGEHCEMFTKRPPPAEPPRMWRFISWTGKWLYVWWDHITYDWFGNVSFPLYYKVMFRKTGYIYGKVYVTGWHFIDFPMPQFGDYELMVRGRYEGGDGPIRTIKLLGKASMLTPALSFVTVVLLALCVVGL is encoded by the exons atGATGGCTTCTACTGCCTTGTTGCTGCTGGCCCTTGTTTCCTTGGCACCCATCACAG TGGCCGTCTTGTTTGGGCCGCCCAGGATATTTGGGG AGGAAGCTACAGGCTACGGGCCCATATTTGAGGAAGAGCCAGTTGATGTGGTTTATACCGAGGACTCCCCCGATGGGCGGATCTCCATGAACTGCAGGGCCCGGGCCAACCCGCCAGCCTCATACAG GTGGCGCCGTGACAACTGGGAGATCAAGCTGATGGAGCAGCCGGATGAGCACTACAGCTTGGTGGGGGGCAACTTGGTCATCAGCAACCCGAGGCAGAAGAAGCACGCCGGCACGTACATCTGCGTGGCTCGCAACATCTACGGCACGGTCATCAGCAAGGAGGCCCGCGTCAAGTTTGGAT TTCTGGAGGAGTTTCCTCAAGAGGAGAGAGACCCGGTCACAGTAAAAGAAGGCCAGGGGGCGGTTCTGCTGTGCGCCCCTCCCAAGGCGTGGCCAG agGAGGTGTCGTACCGCTGGATCTTCAACGAGTTCCCCGTGTTCCTCAACATGGACCGCCGCCGTTTCGTCTCGCAGAGGACCGGCAACCTGTACATCTCCAAGGTGGAGGCTCAGGACGCCGGCAACTACTCGTGTTTCGTCTCCAGCCCCGTGCTGGGGAAGAGCGTCTTCTCCAAGTTCATCCCTCTCATCCCGTTGCCGCCAGACGATG GTGAGGAAAGAAAATACCCAGCAGACATCAGCGTGAAGTTCCCAGACACGACAGCCCTGCTCGCCTCCAACATCACGCTGGAATGCTTTGCTCTGGGGAA CCCCATCCCTCACATTGTCTGGAGGAAAGTGGACGCCACAGACTTGCCCCCCAACCACGAGATCAGCGAATCGGGCGCCGTGCTGCACCTTTACAACGTCCAATACGAAGACGTGGGAGGGTACGAGTGCGAGGCAATCAACACCAAAGGGAAGGACTGGCACAAGGCCTGGCTCTACGTGGAGT CTGCTCCGGAGTGGGCCGAGACAATCAACAACACCCAAATGGACATCGGCTCGGAGCACACCATGCGATGCGTTGCTTCAGGGAAGCCTTTCCCGTTCATCCGCTGGTACAAAGATGGCTACATA ACAGGAAAAGGTGAGCTCAAGTTCTCCAGCCTGACGTTTGATGACTCCGGGATGTACCAGTGTATTGCCGAAAACTACTGGGGCATCAAATACGCCAACGCTGAGCTGCGAGTCATCG CCTGCGCTCCAACATTCGAGTACAATCCCCTGAAGAAGCAGCTCCTCGGTGCCCGAGACGGCCGCGTGTTGATCGAGTGTAAACCTCGAGCGGCCCCCAGGCCCCGTTTTACTTGGACCAAGGGCAAAGAGCTGCTCTACAACAGTTCCCG CATCTCCATCATGTTTGACGGCACGCTGGAGATCCTTAATGCCACGAAAAACGACGAAGGCTTCTTCACATGCTTTGCTGAGAATGACAGAGGGAAGGCCAACAGCTCTGGTTATCTCACCATCACGG AGGCGACCAGCATTACGGCGGCTCCCGAAGACACGGAGGTGAAAGTGGGCGACGAGGTGGTCCTGGACTGCTCGGCCTCCTTTGACCCCTTGTTGGATATCACCTTCATCTGGGCCATTGACTTCCGGGTCATCGACTTTGACGGCGAGTGGCAACACTTTGAGCGCATCATG AGCGAGGACGGCAGCGGGAAGCTGCGCATCAAGAACGCGCAAATCTGGCACGAGGGCCGCTACACGTGCACGGCTCAGACCGTGGTCGACAGCGACACGGCGTACGCAGACCTCAAAGTTGTGG GTGTCCCGGGGCCGCCCGGGGTCATCCGCGTGGAGGACATCGGCGACACGTGGGTGAAGCTGCTATGGACGAAAGGAGCCGAACACAACAGGCCCATTCTGTACTACACCATTCAGACCCGGCACTATTGGGCTCTGCATGAGGACGACTGGAGGAACGCCAGCACCT CGCCGACCGTCCTCGACGGCACCGTGGAACGGGCCGACGTCACCGACCTGTACGGCTGGATGGAGTATCAGTTTCGGATCATCGCCACGAATGAGTACGGCTCCGGAGAGGCCAGCATCCCCTCGCTCAAGATCAAAACTTGGGACGCTT cACCGGTGGTCTCTCCCACAGATGTGGAAGGCTACGGCACTCGGAATGGCGAGATAATCATCACGTGGACG CCGGTGCAGCCCTGGTATTTTTATGGCAAGAAGTTCGGCTACATCGTGGCCTTCAAGCCTCACGACGGCTACGACTGGTGGTACGAGACCATCTCCGACCCGGAAACCAGGCGCTACGTTCACAAGGACTCCTTCTTCCTCCCCGGCGATGAGGACTTCCAGGTGCGGGAGTTCCAGGTGAAGATCAAGACCTTCAACGTGAAGGGAGACGGGCCCTACAGCCTCACCAAGGTCATCTACTACCCTCGAGATG TCCCCACAGAGTCTCCAACAGACGTCTATGCTCGGCCAGTGTCCTCTACCGAAGCTCTGGTGTGGTGGTTCCCGGTGGTGGACACGGGAACGGGCCTGCAGCAGTACATTGAGGGCTACCAG GTTAAATACTGGCGAAAGTACGACGACACGGAGCCGGGAGCCAATCGCATATTTGTTAACGCTACGGCAAACCAAACCAGGCTGGAGAACATGCTGCCTGACTCGCATTACCTCATCGAAGTCCGCGCCTTCAACGGGGCAGGACTCGGCCCGCCTGGCGAACACTGCGAGATGTTCACCAAAAGACCGC CGCCAGCGGAGCCCCCCAGGATGTGGCGCTTCATCTCCTGGACTGGAAAGTGGCTGTACGTGTGGTGGGATCACATCACGTACGACTGGTTCGGGAACGTGTCCTTCCCGCTCTATTACAAG GTCATGTTCCGGAAGACGGGCTACATCTACGGGAAGGTCTACGTCACCGGCTGGCACTTCATAGATTTCCCCATGCCGCAGTTTGGTGACTACGAGCTTATGGTCCGCGGACGCTACGAGGGGGGCGACGGTCCCATCAGGACCATTAAACTCCTGG GTAAGGCCTCCATGCTCACGCCCGCGCTGAGCTTCGTCACTGTAGTGCTGCTGGCGCTGTGCGTTGTGGGATTGTAG